From a single Lolium rigidum isolate FL_2022 chromosome 7, APGP_CSIRO_Lrig_0.1, whole genome shotgun sequence genomic region:
- the LOC124677965 gene encoding dirigent protein 5-like → MQGLIATASSRIVLAIFLLGLAAGAAAADGRRWHVSSSPEEPCKKMTLYYHDILYNGVNNSANATSAPATKPTVLSTVINPNGTYFGMLVVFDDPVTEGKALPVAGEEPAARAQGFYFYNMKQTTSAWFAFTLVFNSTESKGTLNLMGADLMDEKTRDFSVVGGTGDFFMARGIATIRTDVIEGFYYFRLQMDIKLYECYV, encoded by the coding sequence ATGCAAGGCCTCATTGCCACGGCATCTTCCAGGATCGTGCTCGCGATCTTCCTGCTCGGCTTGGCGGctggtgccgccgccgccgacggccggAGGTGGCACGTCTCCAGCAGCCCCGAAGAGCCGTGCAAGAAGATGACGCTCTACTACCACGACATCCTCTACAACGGTGTCAACAACTCCGCGAACGCGACGTCGGCGCCGGCAACGAAACCGACGGTGCTGAGCACCGTGATCAACCCCAACGGCACCTACTTCGGCATGCTGGTGGTGTTCGACGACCCGGTAACAGAGGGCAAGGCGCTGCCAGTGGCCGGGGAGGAGCCGGCGGCACGCGCTCAGGGGTTCTACTTCTACAACATGAAGCAGACGACCAGCGCGTGGTTCGCCTTCACCCTCGTGTTCAACTCCACGGAGTCTAAGGGCACCCTCAACCTCATGGGCGCCGACCTCATGGACGAGAAGACGCGCGACTTCTCCGTCGTCGGCGGCACCGGCGACTTCTTCATGGCGCGCGGCATCGCCACCATCCGCACCGACGTCATCGAGGGCTTCTACTACTTCCGCCTGCAGATGGACATCAAGCTCTACGAGTGCTACGTCTGA